The Spirosoma sp. SC4-14 DNA window CCGACTGATCGATACTACTTCACCCGTATCTTCATCAACGAAGTCTTCCGTCCATGTACGAAGTACGCGGGCTGCTAACCGACGGCCAATGGCTTTTTTCAGATTTGCTGGTGTTGCTGGTAGTTCTTCTGACAAACCAAACAAATCCAGAATATCTTTATCTGAGCCAAATCCGATAGCACGTAGCAACGTCGTAACCGGGAATTTCTTTTTCCGGTCAATGTAGGCATACATGACGTTGTTAACATCGGTTGAAAACTCAATCCACGACCCTTTAAATGGAATAATCCGGGCCGAATAGAGTTTTGTTCCGTTTGTGTGCTTGCTCATCGAGAAGAACACGCCCGGCGAACGGTGCAATTGAGAAACAATCACCCGTTCAGCTCCGTTAATCACGAATGATCCCTTTTCGGTCATGTATGGGATATTTCCCAGAAAAACCTCCTGTTCAATTGTCTCAAAATCCTCATTATCAGGATCATTGTTCGACAAGCGCAGTTTGGCTTTCAGTGGCACCGAATAGGTTAATCCACGATCAATGGATTCATCGACCGAGTATTTTGGTGGATCAACAGAGTAATCAATGAACTCCAGCTTAAAGTTTTCGCGGGAGTCTGAAATTGGGAAATTTTCCTGAAACACTTTAAACAAGCCCTCTTCCGAGCGCTGGTTAGAAGGCGTGTCAAGCTGGAAAAAATCTTTGAAGGATTTTACTTGAATATCCAGGAAATCCGGATACCCAATCACTGGCTGAATCGTCGCAAAATTTTTGCGCGTACTGATTTTCGCGTTTGTAGCCAAGATTGTGCTTCGTTTAGTTGCGTAACCGATTCTCTGTGAGTGCGTTGCGAGGATTTGCGACGGCACTCGGACTAAGCGGCTATTCAGACCCCAGGCGTCACCCAACCCAAGGGGCGTAAATAGACAACGTAAGGCAATAAAAATAAGTTTGTCATTTGCAAGCGCATAGACAAAAAAGTCTCCAAACAGGAAAAGACCAGACGATGGTCTGGCCTCCCCTGCCTGGAGCGGTATACTATTAAGTGGATGCTTACTTCACTTCAACTTCAGCACCTGCTTCTTCGAGTTGCTTGCGCAGCGATTCTGCTTCGTCTTTAGCAACACCTTCTTTCACTGGCTTCGGAGCACCATCAACCAGTTCTTTCGCTTCTTTCAGGCCCAGACCGGTCAGGTCTTTAACCAGTTTCACGACAGCCAGTTTAGCGGCACCAGCCGATTTCAGGATTACGTCGAACGAAGTTTTCTCAGCAGCAGCTGGAGCAGCATCACCGCCACCTGCAGCACCACCAGCTACCATTACGGGAGCAGCAGCAGCTGGCTCAATTCCGTACTCATCCTTCAGGATAGCAGCCAGTTCGTTAACTTCTTTAACCGTTAGGCTTACAAGCTGCTCAGCGAACGCTTTCAAATCTGCCATTGTAGTATTCTTAATTTGATTGTTATACGATTGTGAAAATTGAACGTCGGAAAATTAAGCTGCTTCCTCGCGCTCCGACAGCGTTTTGAGGATACCGGCCAATTTGTTGCCACCACCTTGCAATGCCGAAATGACATTTTTCGCAGGCGATTGCAGCAGACCGATGATTTCGCCAACCAACTCTTGTTTGCTCTTCAGTGCGATGAGCGTATCCAGTTGATCAGCACCAATAAACAGGCTGTAATCAATAGAGGCAGCCTTTAGTTGCAGCTTATCGTTCGTTTTGCGAAACTCTTTGATTAGCTGCGCCGGTGCCTTACCATTTTCAGGGTGAAACATCACCGCCGACTGGCCATGAAGCACCGTTTCGTTGAACGGCGTATAATCCGTATCCAGGGTTTCGAGTGCTTTTTTGATGAAGCTATTTTTCACCACTCTGTACTCGATCCCACGCTCAAAACACATCCGACGGAGATTGTTGGTTTCAGCAACCGTCATGCCATTGGCTTCCGTGATGTAGAAGAAGGGAATTGTCTGAAATTTATCAGTTAATTCCTCAATAATTGCTCCTTTTTCCTCCCGCTTCATGGCTTAAATTCCGGTTACTGTGGTTTTATCAATACTTACTCCCGGACTCATTGTGCTCGACAGGTAGATTGTCTTCACATACGTTCCTTTGGCCGATGAAGGCTTCAGGCGTAGCAAAGTTGAAATTACTTCCTGTGCATTTTCAGCCAGTTTATCTGGCGAAAACGATACTTTGCCAATGCTTGTGTGAATGATACCGGTTTTATCGACTTTAAAATCGATTTTACCCGCTTTCACCTCACGAACGGCTTTACCAACTTCCGGGGTTACCGTACCCGACTTGGGGTTTGGCATCAGCCCACGTGGTCCGAGTATTTTACCCAGCCGACCAACTTTAGCCATTACGTTCGGCATCGTAATAATTACATCGATGTCCGTCCAGCCTTGTTCGATCTTCTGAATATATTCATCCAGACCTACGTAATCAGCACCAGCCTCTTTCGCTTCGTTCTCTTTATCCGGCGTGCAAAGCACCAGAACGCGAACCGTTTTACCAGTACCGTGTGGCAACGTAGCTACACCACGCACCATTTGGTCGGCTTTACGCGGATCAACGCCTAACCGAACGTCAATATCCACAGAAGCATCAAACTTGGTATACGAAATCTCCTTCAGAATAGAAGCTGCTTGTTCCAGCGAATATTCTTTCGAAGCGTCATATTTTGATTGAGCCTCTTTTTGTTTTTTTGTTAACTTAGCCATTTCTGTATTTGCCTGGGCAAGTCTTATTTGTTCTCAAATGGCGATGCGCCCGACACCGTAATACCCATGCTGCGAGCCGTACCGGCTACCTGCCGCATAGCTGCTTCTACCGTGAATGCATTCAAATCTGGCATTTTCGTTTCAGCGATAGTCCGAATT harbors:
- the rplJ gene encoding 50S ribosomal protein L10, which translates into the protein MKREEKGAIIEELTDKFQTIPFFYITEANGMTVAETNNLRRMCFERGIEYRVVKNSFIKKALETLDTDYTPFNETVLHGQSAVMFHPENGKAPAQLIKEFRKTNDKLQLKAASIDYSLFIGADQLDTLIALKSKQELVGEIIGLLQSPAKNVISALQGGGNKLAGILKTLSEREEAA
- the rplA gene encoding 50S ribosomal protein L1, whose product is MAKLTKKQKEAQSKYDASKEYSLEQAASILKEISYTKFDASVDIDVRLGVDPRKADQMVRGVATLPHGTGKTVRVLVLCTPDKENEAKEAGADYVGLDEYIQKIEQGWTDIDVIITMPNVMAKVGRLGKILGPRGLMPNPKSGTVTPEVGKAVREVKAGKIDFKVDKTGIIHTSIGKVSFSPDKLAENAQEVISTLLRLKPSSAKGTYVKTIYLSSTMSPGVSIDKTTVTGI
- the rplL gene encoding 50S ribosomal protein L7/L12, producing MADLKAFAEQLVSLTVKEVNELAAILKDEYGIEPAAAAPVMVAGGAAGGGDAAPAAAEKTSFDVILKSAGAAKLAVVKLVKDLTGLGLKEAKELVDGAPKPVKEGVAKDEAESLRKQLEEAGAEVEVK